One stretch of Aeromicrobium fastidiosum DNA includes these proteins:
- a CDS encoding SDR family NAD(P)-dependent oxidoreductase, which yields MTTPSGRLASRTAIVTGSTSGIGEATALALAAEGAHVLVSGRHAERGQAVVDAIRSAGGRADFVAVDLGGSHEEIRSFAASATEVLGHVDVLVNNAGIYPATATADLADADLDAMLAVNVRAPHVLVAALAPAMAERGSGAIVTIGSWMAQVGVPFAAMYAATKAADEQLTRSWAAEFGPRGVRVNTVAPGATLTPGNEDSRAVLDAMTAGTPAGVVVRPADIAQGVLYLVSDEAAMVHGVTLYVDGGMSATRMG from the coding sequence ATGACAACCCCCTCTGGGCGCCTCGCGTCCCGCACAGCCATCGTGACCGGATCGACCAGCGGCATCGGCGAGGCGACGGCCCTCGCCCTCGCCGCCGAGGGTGCCCACGTGCTCGTCAGCGGACGTCACGCCGAGCGCGGGCAGGCGGTCGTCGACGCGATCCGCTCGGCCGGCGGTCGGGCCGACTTCGTCGCGGTGGACCTCGGCGGATCGCACGAAGAGATCCGCAGCTTCGCGGCGTCGGCGACCGAGGTGCTCGGGCACGTCGACGTCCTGGTCAACAACGCCGGCATCTACCCGGCCACGGCGACGGCCGACCTGGCCGACGCCGACCTCGACGCGATGCTCGCCGTGAACGTCCGTGCGCCGCACGTGCTGGTCGCGGCCCTCGCGCCCGCCATGGCTGAGCGCGGCAGCGGGGCGATCGTCACGATCGGCTCGTGGATGGCGCAGGTCGGCGTGCCCTTCGCCGCGATGTACGCCGCCACCAAGGCCGCCGACGAGCAGCTGACCCGCTCGTGGGCTGCCGAGTTCGGCCCACGCGGCGTCCGCGTCAACACCGTTGCGCCCGGCGCGACGCTCACCCCCGGCAACGAGGACAGCCGCGCGGTGCTCGACGCCATGACGGCCGGGACGCCCGCGGGGGTCGTCGTCCGACCGGCCGACATCGCGCAGGGCGTGCTCTACCTCGTGTCCGACGAGGCCGCGATGGTGCACGGCGTCACGCTCTACGTCGACGGCGGCATGTCCGCGACGCGGATGGGATGA
- a CDS encoding helix-turn-helix transcriptional regulator yields the protein MPADRTALGAFLRSRRDRLSPARAGMTAFPGPRRVPGLRREELAVLAGLSPDYYSRVEQGRQANISVEVLDALARALRLDDVERAHLHQLAAPPRRRASPSPAAQRPDPGLLRMMTTLEHVPVLLLGRSGEILASNHLLRAVLGRPLVGGSSLLRYLFLDPLARERIVNWEHFAQASVGALRRESGLHPDDRRLQLLVAELRSADSDVARWWDDQGVRDYSSVAKVIDHPAVGRLQFDIEIVGAPHEPDQRLIVYTSEPDSPTARLMPMLASWESAAAP from the coding sequence ATGCCTGCCGATCGCACTGCCCTGGGCGCGTTCCTGCGCAGCCGGCGCGATCGCCTCAGCCCCGCGCGGGCCGGGATGACCGCGTTCCCCGGCCCGCGCCGGGTGCCCGGCTTGCGGCGCGAGGAGCTCGCGGTGCTGGCGGGGCTGAGCCCCGACTACTACAGCCGCGTCGAGCAGGGCCGTCAGGCGAACATCTCCGTCGAGGTGCTGGACGCGCTGGCCAGGGCCCTGCGGCTGGACGACGTCGAGCGGGCACACCTGCACCAGCTGGCCGCTCCGCCGAGGCGTCGGGCGTCTCCCTCACCCGCGGCCCAACGACCGGACCCCGGCCTGCTGCGCATGATGACGACGCTCGAGCACGTGCCGGTGCTGCTGCTGGGTCGCAGCGGCGAGATCCTCGCCAGCAACCACCTGCTCCGGGCGGTACTCGGCCGCCCCTTGGTCGGCGGCTCGTCGCTGCTGCGCTACCTCTTCCTCGATCCGTTGGCTCGCGAGCGCATCGTCAACTGGGAGCACTTCGCGCAGGCGTCGGTCGGAGCCTTGCGACGCGAGAGCGGCCTGCACCCCGACGACCGCAGGCTTCAGCTGCTCGTCGCCGAGCTGCGGTCGGCCGACTCGGACGTCGCGCGATGGTGGGACGACCAGGGCGTCCGCGACTACTCCTCCGTCGCGAAGGTCATCGACCATCCCGCGGTCGGTCGCCTGCAGTTCGACATCGAGATCGTCGGTGCGCCCCACGAGCCCGATCAGCGGCTCATCGTCTACACCTCGGAGCCGGACTCCCCGACCGCACGACTCATGCCGATGCTTGCGAGCTGGGAGTCGGCCGCCGCCCCGTGA
- a CDS encoding ABC transporter substrate-binding protein, with amino-acid sequence MKINHVAGARRLALPLAAAAALTLGACGGGSSSEGSADTASDPSKFSINLDDCNDPASVTEPIKGTFDIGYSAPLSGPVAGAVELATAGYDARIAAENEKGGVDGVKIKVTYKDDAFQPDKAKANGTEFIDSLKVDALATFGTGPLSAMVDDQNAACVPMLYPSSSTADFVDVEQFPWTTTILPLASNEAKFLVSLIQQKYPDGVKVGVAENQTASGKVQSEAFQAAAKEADLPIEEVTSDADPVAAATTLKAKGVEVVYHGGVTGTCGAFDTARGRVGYEPELVLKPSNCVNAVEYIAAGQAADGVELGAFGKDPNAPEYKDDAGVKEYVAQMKAAGVTDEVAGNAVAVSGWTQADLIINTMKQAAESEDGLTRLSVMQAARDQDYDAPMLIDGINWYSTPELLTGIDGFRPITWNASEKRFTPAGDVISIRP; translated from the coding sequence ATGAAGATCAACCACGTGGCCGGCGCCCGGCGCCTCGCCCTCCCGCTCGCGGCAGCCGCCGCGCTCACCCTCGGCGCCTGCGGCGGGGGAAGCAGCTCGGAAGGCAGCGCCGACACAGCCTCCGACCCGTCGAAGTTCAGCATCAACCTCGACGACTGCAATGACCCCGCGTCGGTCACCGAGCCGATCAAGGGCACCTTCGACATCGGCTACAGCGCGCCGCTGTCCGGTCCGGTCGCCGGTGCGGTCGAGCTCGCCACCGCAGGCTACGACGCCCGCATCGCGGCCGAGAACGAGAAGGGCGGTGTCGACGGCGTCAAGATCAAGGTCACCTACAAGGATGACGCCTTCCAGCCCGACAAGGCCAAGGCCAACGGCACGGAGTTCATCGACAGTCTCAAGGTCGATGCCCTCGCGACGTTCGGCACCGGCCCGCTGAGCGCGATGGTCGACGACCAGAACGCCGCCTGCGTCCCGATGCTCTACCCGAGCTCGTCGACGGCCGACTTCGTCGACGTCGAGCAGTTCCCGTGGACCACCACCATCCTGCCGCTGGCCTCGAACGAGGCGAAGTTCCTCGTCAGCCTGATCCAGCAGAAGTACCCCGACGGCGTCAAGGTCGGCGTCGCCGAGAACCAGACGGCGTCCGGCAAGGTACAGAGCGAAGCCTTCCAGGCCGCCGCCAAGGAGGCCGACCTGCCGATCGAGGAGGTCACGTCCGACGCCGACCCCGTCGCCGCAGCGACGACGCTGAAGGCCAAGGGCGTCGAGGTCGTCTACCACGGTGGCGTCACCGGTACCTGTGGCGCGTTCGACACCGCGCGCGGCCGCGTCGGCTACGAGCCCGAGCTCGTCCTCAAGCCCAGCAACTGCGTCAACGCGGTCGAGTACATCGCGGCCGGCCAGGCTGCCGACGGCGTCGAGCTCGGCGCGTTCGGCAAGGATCCCAATGCCCCCGAGTACAAGGACGACGCGGGCGTCAAGGAGTACGTGGCGCAGATGAAGGCCGCAGGCGTCACGGACGAGGTGGCCGGCAACGCAGTGGCCGTGTCGGGCTGGACGCAGGCCGACCTGATCATCAACACCATGAAGCAGGCCGCCGAGTCCGAGGACGGCCTCACGCGACTGAGCGTCATGCAGGCCGCTCGCGACCAGGACTACGACGCGCCGATGCTGATCGACGGCATCAACTGGTACAGCACGCCCGAGCTGCTGACCGGCATCGACGGTTTCCGCCCGATCACGTGGAACGCCAGCGAGAAGCGCTTCACCCCCGCAGGGGACGTCATCAGCATCAGGCCCTGA
- a CDS encoding branched-chain amino acid ABC transporter permease: protein MLEPRTEPAQAPARNAKRGPRVIRRGSRPHTAMLGVGAVLALLVILWGGQLDPFNQGQLTRVAIFAIAIAGLNIATGYIGLLSVGHSAFFGLGAYTTGVLVVKYEWDPLMTIPVALVVCLVVGLLVGLPALRIRGLYLAMVTLAFGVAFPEIVAHFDDLTGGAEGMTIRRQQLRPPEWSGFTLGERSQWVYWLCVVVLLIVMWVVHNMVRGRYGMAMIAVRENEIAAASSGINIAVMKTTAFGVSGAVTGVGGSLFAMYIGSLFAEGSFTLLAGITLLIGLVIGGEATRSGPLVGALAVVFVPYYAGELGQGQIAAVLFAVVLIFVIFVAPAGIVGGIAKAVRKVVVVTPRIPRKSEGTQQS, encoded by the coding sequence ATGCTGGAACCGAGGACCGAGCCCGCGCAGGCACCGGCACGGAACGCGAAGCGAGGCCCTCGGGTCATCCGTCGCGGGAGCCGGCCGCACACCGCGATGCTGGGCGTGGGTGCCGTGCTGGCCCTGCTCGTCATCCTGTGGGGCGGCCAGCTCGACCCCTTCAACCAAGGGCAGCTGACCCGCGTCGCGATCTTCGCGATCGCGATCGCCGGCCTCAACATCGCGACGGGCTACATCGGGCTGCTGTCGGTGGGACACTCGGCCTTCTTCGGACTGGGTGCCTACACGACCGGCGTTCTGGTCGTGAAGTACGAGTGGGATCCGCTCATGACCATCCCCGTCGCGCTCGTGGTCTGCCTCGTCGTCGGGCTGCTCGTCGGCCTGCCGGCGCTGCGCATCCGCGGGCTCTACCTCGCGATGGTCACGCTGGCGTTCGGCGTCGCGTTCCCCGAGATCGTGGCCCACTTCGACGACCTCACGGGAGGTGCCGAAGGCATGACGATCCGTCGCCAGCAGCTGCGGCCGCCCGAGTGGTCCGGCTTCACGCTCGGCGAGCGGAGCCAGTGGGTCTACTGGCTGTGCGTCGTGGTGCTGCTGATCGTGATGTGGGTCGTCCACAACATGGTGCGCGGCCGTTACGGGATGGCCATGATCGCCGTCCGCGAGAACGAGATCGCCGCGGCGTCGTCGGGCATCAACATCGCGGTCATGAAGACCACTGCGTTCGGCGTCTCGGGTGCCGTCACCGGGGTCGGCGGAAGCCTGTTCGCGATGTACATCGGCAGCCTCTTCGCCGAGGGCTCGTTCACGCTGCTCGCCGGCATCACGCTGCTGATCGGTCTGGTCATCGGCGGTGAGGCGACCCGCAGCGGACCGCTCGTCGGAGCCCTGGCCGTCGTGTTCGTGCCGTACTACGCCGGAGAGCTGGGGCAGGGCCAGATCGCAGCGGTCCTGTTCGCCGTCGTCCTGATCTTCGTGATCTTCGTGGCACCGGCCGGAATCGTCGGGGGAATCGCCAAGGCGGTGCGCAAGGTCGTGGTCGTCACGCCTCGCATCCCGCGCAAGTCGGAAGGAACGCAACAGAGCTAG
- a CDS encoding branched-chain amino acid ABC transporter permease: MDIFLSRLFSGMTAGSIYVLIALALVVVFRSSSTINFAQGEFALFTTYVAWWLTERGLNIWVAIPPIIILGFVMGALAERFLIRPVRKRDETAILIVALGLFTGLNGLDGWIWGSDEKVFPAMFPSGEDDYVSVLGARLHYDSILVWVFAAAVVIGLTVLFKRTSLGLEMRAVATNPESASLCGIKVGRILTISWGLSAAIGSLAGVMLVPTIPPGQLNLSSMFQVLIFASAAALLGGLDSVKGAVVGGMVMGIGLAMINGYATFIGGSFSLTFALILIVVVLVVRPTGLYGTRRLERV, translated from the coding sequence ATGGACATCTTCCTGTCACGGCTCTTCTCCGGCATGACCGCCGGGTCGATCTACGTGCTGATCGCGCTCGCCCTCGTCGTGGTGTTCCGCAGCTCGTCGACGATCAACTTCGCCCAGGGCGAGTTCGCCCTCTTCACGACCTACGTCGCATGGTGGCTGACCGAGCGGGGGCTCAATATCTGGGTCGCCATCCCGCCGATCATCATCCTCGGATTCGTCATGGGAGCCCTCGCCGAGCGCTTCCTCATACGGCCGGTGCGCAAGCGCGACGAGACGGCGATCTTGATCGTCGCCCTGGGCCTCTTCACCGGGCTCAACGGGCTGGACGGCTGGATCTGGGGCTCGGACGAGAAAGTCTTCCCGGCGATGTTCCCGTCCGGCGAGGACGACTACGTCTCGGTGCTCGGTGCCCGCCTGCACTACGACTCGATCCTGGTGTGGGTCTTCGCCGCCGCGGTCGTCATCGGCCTGACGGTGCTGTTCAAGCGCACGAGCCTCGGCCTCGAGATGCGGGCCGTGGCCACCAACCCCGAGTCGGCGTCGCTCTGCGGCATCAAGGTCGGCCGCATCCTGACCATCAGCTGGGGCCTCTCGGCCGCGATCGGCTCGCTGGCCGGCGTGATGCTGGTGCCGACCATCCCGCCGGGCCAGCTCAACCTCTCCTCGATGTTCCAGGTACTGATCTTCGCCTCGGCCGCCGCGCTGCTCGGCGGGCTCGACAGCGTCAAGGGCGCCGTCGTGGGCGGGATGGTCATGGGCATCGGCCTGGCGATGATCAACGGCTACGCGACGTTCATCGGCGGCTCGTTCTCGCTGACGTTCGCGCTGATCCTCATCGTCGTGGTGCTGGTCGTGAGGCCCACCGGACTGTACGGAACGCGACGACTGGAGCGAGTGTGA
- a CDS encoding ABC transporter ATP-binding protein: MSDAPLLEVRRLRAGYGQVNVLNDIDLSVGTGEVVVVLGANGAGKSTLMSAMSGLIPHSGQILVDGSTVGNPRPDQMLARGISLVPQGRGTLTALDVTDNLRVGGTGLGSKKDVDEEIDRWFGIFPRLAERADQIAGTLSGGEQQMLAIARALMSRPRLLLCDEISLGLAPLIVQELFGTLRRVSADSGTALLLVEQNAELALDIASRVYLLEVGSVASSGTADSFRENNNIRQAYLGY, translated from the coding sequence ATGAGCGACGCACCGCTGCTGGAGGTGCGCAGGCTGCGCGCCGGCTACGGCCAGGTCAACGTGCTGAACGACATCGACCTGTCGGTCGGCACCGGTGAGGTCGTCGTCGTGCTGGGAGCCAACGGTGCTGGCAAGTCGACGCTCATGAGCGCGATGTCCGGTCTCATCCCGCACTCCGGCCAGATCCTCGTCGACGGCTCGACCGTCGGGAACCCCCGGCCCGATCAGATGTTGGCCCGGGGCATCAGCCTCGTGCCGCAGGGACGCGGCACGCTCACGGCGCTCGACGTGACCGACAACCTGCGCGTCGGCGGAACCGGTCTCGGAAGCAAGAAGGACGTCGACGAGGAGATCGACCGGTGGTTCGGCATCTTCCCGCGGCTGGCCGAGCGCGCCGACCAGATCGCGGGCACCCTCTCCGGCGGCGAGCAGCAGATGTTGGCGATTGCCCGGGCTCTCATGAGTCGTCCGCGGCTCCTGCTGTGCGACGAGATCAGCCTCGGGCTGGCACCGCTGATCGTGCAGGAGCTGTTCGGCACGTTGCGTCGGGTCAGCGCCGATTCGGGCACCGCGCTGCTGCTCGTCGAACAGAACGCCGAGCTCGCCCTCGACATCGCATCGCGTGTCTACCTGCTCGAGGTCGGCTCGGTCGCCTCTTCAGGGACGGCCGACTCGTTCCGCGAGAACAACAACATCCGCCAGGCGTACCTAGGCTATTAG
- a CDS encoding ABC transporter ATP-binding protein yields the protein MLEISDLVMRFGGVTALDRVGFTVADNEICGLIGPNGAGKTSLFNCITRIYRPEEGMVRFDGTDLLSLQRHQIVRHGIVRTFQNLALFPTLSVLDNTVVGAHSTSTPHLVPSLLGWPTTRAARRRVEADAWELLERLELTDVAFHPAAGLPFGTLKRVELARALISRPSLLLLDEPAGGLTHSEVNELGQLILGLRDDYGFSALLVEHHMGLVMGISDHVVAMDFGRTIADGSPAEVQRDPAVAEAYLGRTA from the coding sequence GTGCTGGAGATATCCGACCTGGTCATGCGCTTCGGTGGCGTGACGGCACTGGACCGCGTGGGCTTCACAGTGGCCGACAACGAGATCTGCGGGCTGATCGGCCCCAACGGAGCCGGCAAGACCTCGCTCTTCAACTGCATCACCCGGATCTACCGGCCGGAGGAGGGGATGGTCCGCTTCGACGGCACCGACCTGCTCTCGTTGCAGCGGCACCAGATCGTCCGCCACGGCATCGTCCGCACGTTCCAGAACCTCGCCCTGTTCCCGACCCTGTCAGTGCTCGACAACACCGTCGTCGGTGCCCACAGCACCAGTACCCCGCACCTCGTCCCGTCGCTGCTCGGCTGGCCGACGACGCGGGCGGCACGCCGCCGGGTCGAAGCCGATGCCTGGGAGCTGCTCGAGCGGCTCGAGCTCACCGACGTGGCCTTCCACCCGGCGGCCGGCCTGCCGTTCGGCACGCTCAAGCGCGTCGAGCTGGCTCGCGCGCTCATCAGCCGTCCATCCCTGCTGCTGCTCGACGAGCCGGCCGGCGGCCTCACCCACTCCGAGGTCAACGAGCTCGGACAGCTGATCCTCGGCCTGCGCGACGACTACGGCTTCAGCGCTCTGCTGGTCGAGCACCACATGGGGCTCGTCATGGGCATCTCCGACCACGTGGTCGCCATGGACTTCGGTCGCACCATCGCCGACGGATCACCGGCCGAGGTTCAGCGCGACCCGGCCGTGGCCGAGGCCTATCTCGGGAGGACCGCATGA
- a CDS encoding winged helix-turn-helix transcriptional regulator yields MTSHVQGPVGDDGVTALEAGGPNSIAVANGVLADEWSLWIVRQALRGATHYTDWLNLGPIPGSALTTRLSALVAAGVLSKHQYSDRPVRHEYLLTHRGRQVWPILISMWSWEKGWVDDPEVDLPRMLHTTCGGFFDPVLTCGSCLETIRWRDVKGEMGPSGDWSRNLQITARRQRSRNDKRPSEVVNETMELIGNRWSIAILGASFLGVTRFSEFQKRLSASPTIIADRLRAFADLGVLEQVPTRERADWMEYHLTAKGLAFLPVVLLMIQWGHRWFRAPDGPALVMEHMTCSSPLHVLLTCSECHEPLRGHAIEAVQSSTEATPDGFEGMKGR; encoded by the coding sequence ATGACCAGCCACGTCCAGGGCCCAGTCGGCGACGACGGTGTCACCGCTCTCGAGGCGGGTGGGCCCAACTCGATCGCCGTCGCCAACGGCGTGCTGGCTGACGAGTGGTCACTGTGGATCGTGCGCCAGGCCCTGCGCGGAGCAACCCACTACACCGACTGGCTCAACCTCGGGCCGATCCCTGGATCGGCCCTCACCACGCGCCTGTCGGCGCTGGTCGCGGCCGGTGTGCTGTCCAAGCACCAGTACAGCGATCGCCCTGTGCGCCACGAGTACCTGCTGACCCACCGCGGGCGTCAGGTGTGGCCGATCCTGATCTCGATGTGGTCGTGGGAGAAGGGCTGGGTCGACGACCCCGAGGTCGACCTGCCCCGCATGCTGCACACCACCTGCGGCGGCTTCTTCGATCCCGTGCTCACCTGTGGGTCGTGCCTCGAGACCATCCGCTGGCGAGACGTCAAGGGCGAGATGGGCCCGAGCGGCGACTGGTCGCGCAACCTGCAGATCACGGCCCGGCGCCAGCGATCCCGCAACGACAAGCGTCCGAGCGAGGTGGTCAACGAGACCATGGAGCTGATCGGCAACCGGTGGTCGATCGCCATCCTCGGTGCCTCGTTCCTCGGCGTCACGCGCTTCAGCGAGTTCCAGAAGCGGCTCTCGGCCTCGCCGACGATCATCGCCGACCGGTTGAGGGCGTTCGCCGACCTCGGCGTGCTCGAGCAGGTGCCGACGCGTGAGCGCGCCGACTGGATGGAGTACCACCTGACGGCCAAGGGGCTGGCGTTCCTGCCCGTGGTGCTGCTGATGATCCAGTGGGGCCACCGGTGGTTCCGGGCCCCCGACGGGCCCGCCCTCGTGATGGAGCACATGACGTGCTCGTCGCCGCTGCACGTCCTGCTGACCTGCAGCGAGTGCCACGAGCCGTTGCGCGGCCATGCCATCGAGGCCGTGCAGTCGTCCACCGAGGCGACGCCCGACGGATTTGAGGGTATGAAGGGACGGTGA
- a CDS encoding winged helix-turn-helix transcriptional regulator, which translates to MTETASPLGRALVLLGDMWTVRLVRAIFTEQRRFQDLRDSLNISDPVLSRRLRGLVDDGILHTRAYQSNPPRHEYLLTDAGIDLWRVMIALWAWDRTWAGPHHANASLRLRHRTCGQSTRPVFGCGHCGAIGLTARDVKGSVDDRLLLDVVSRRSRRSPALSSPIDASGVLGDRWSTMILSDALMGSRRFGEFQSHLQISPVTLTHRLELFVDTGMLSRESVSVGGKRQEYRLTPKGIDFFSVTATINSWSGTWLSADGQSGLSLVHSACGAELEPRFTCNSCNGALARREILFEDA; encoded by the coding sequence GTGACCGAGACCGCCTCCCCGCTCGGTCGCGCGCTCGTGCTGCTCGGCGACATGTGGACGGTGCGCCTCGTCCGCGCGATCTTCACCGAGCAGCGCCGCTTCCAAGACCTGCGCGACTCGCTCAACATCTCCGATCCGGTCTTGTCGCGCCGGTTGCGCGGCCTCGTCGACGACGGCATCCTGCACACCCGCGCCTACCAGTCCAACCCGCCGCGGCACGAGTACCTGCTCACCGATGCCGGCATCGACCTGTGGCGCGTGATGATCGCTCTGTGGGCCTGGGACCGCACCTGGGCAGGACCGCACCACGCCAATGCGTCGCTGCGCCTGCGGCACCGCACGTGCGGACAGTCGACCCGCCCCGTCTTCGGCTGCGGGCACTGCGGGGCGATCGGGCTGACGGCACGTGACGTCAAGGGCAGCGTCGACGACCGCCTGCTGCTCGACGTCGTGAGTCGGCGGTCTCGCCGCTCGCCCGCCCTGAGCTCGCCGATCGACGCCTCGGGCGTGCTGGGCGACCGGTGGTCGACCATGATCCTGTCCGACGCGCTGATGGGCAGCCGCCGCTTCGGTGAGTTCCAGTCGCACCTGCAGATCTCGCCGGTGACCCTGACGCACCGGCTCGAGCTGTTCGTCGACACGGGCATGCTGAGCCGCGAGTCCGTCTCGGTCGGCGGCAAGCGACAGGAGTACCGGCTCACGCCCAAGGGCATCGACTTCTTCTCCGTGACGGCGACGATCAACAGCTGGTCCGGCACGTGGCTGTCCGCAGATGGTCAGTCGGGCCTGTCGCTCGTCCACTCCGCGTGCGGTGCCGAGCTCGAGCCCCGCTTCACGTGCAACTCGTGCAACGGGGCCCTTGCCCGCCGAGAGATCCTGTTCGAGGACGCCTAG
- a CDS encoding acetyl-CoA acetyltransferase — protein MSHDLYVLGGAQTDFARNWAKEGLGLLDMLTEVLPATFADAQVPSSEVQVVHVGNLAGELFAGQAQLGGLVAAADPGLVGLPSTRHEAACASGSTALVAAGADIASGRYDVALVVGLELMRNVSAKQAADHLGTAAWAGREAVDAEYAWPALFAEVADEYEVRYGLDHAVLGRFAEIAFANGADNPLAQARDWAFPAGSFAEDDDVNPLVEGRLRKTDCGRITDGAAAVVLAGADYAAEWAAARGLDLEQVPRLSGFGHRTDTLLLADKLDASRGTDHLFPHLHGTIHDAYRRAGLSGIDDVDVVEMHDCFTITGLVTLEHLGLVAGGKGGEVVHDGTIERSGRLPVNPGGGLLAAGHPVGATGVRMVLDATRQVTGRAGATQVDGARRVLTVNVGGSFTTAVAFVVETGA, from the coding sequence ATGTCCCACGACCTGTACGTGCTCGGCGGCGCCCAGACCGACTTCGCCCGCAACTGGGCGAAAGAAGGTCTCGGGCTGCTCGACATGCTCACCGAGGTCCTCCCGGCGACGTTCGCCGACGCCCAGGTGCCGTCGTCGGAGGTGCAGGTCGTCCACGTCGGCAACCTCGCCGGCGAGCTGTTCGCCGGGCAGGCCCAGCTCGGTGGCCTGGTCGCTGCCGCCGACCCCGGGCTGGTGGGCCTGCCATCCACCCGCCACGAGGCCGCCTGCGCGTCGGGCAGCACAGCCCTCGTGGCCGCCGGAGCCGACATCGCATCCGGCCGGTACGACGTCGCCCTGGTCGTCGGTCTCGAGCTGATGCGCAACGTGTCGGCCAAGCAGGCGGCCGACCACCTCGGCACCGCCGCCTGGGCAGGGCGTGAGGCCGTCGACGCCGAGTACGCCTGGCCCGCCCTGTTCGCCGAGGTCGCCGACGAGTACGAGGTCCGCTACGGCCTCGACCACGCCGTGCTCGGCCGCTTCGCCGAGATCGCCTTCGCCAACGGCGCCGACAACCCGCTCGCGCAGGCCCGAGACTGGGCGTTCCCCGCCGGCTCGTTCGCCGAGGACGACGACGTCAACCCGCTCGTCGAGGGCCGTCTCCGCAAGACCGACTGCGGCCGCATCACCGACGGTGCCGCGGCCGTCGTCCTCGCCGGGGCAGACTACGCGGCCGAGTGGGCGGCCGCCCGCGGGCTCGACCTCGAGCAGGTCCCTCGCCTGTCGGGCTTCGGCCACCGCACCGACACGTTGCTGCTGGCCGACAAGCTCGACGCCTCCCGCGGCACCGACCACCTCTTCCCACACCTGCACGGCACGATCCACGACGCCTACCGGCGCGCGGGTCTTTCCGGCATCGACGACGTCGACGTCGTCGAGATGCACGACTGCTTCACCATCACGGGGCTCGTCACGCTCGAGCACCTCGGGCTGGTCGCCGGCGGCAAGGGCGGCGAGGTGGTCCACGACGGCACGATCGAGCGGTCGGGTCGGCTGCCCGTCAACCCCGGCGGGGGGCTGCTGGCCGCCGGGCACCCGGTCGGTGCCACCGGCGTCCGCATGGTGCTCGACGCGACCCGGCAGGTGACCGGACGTGCCGGGGCGACGCAGGTCGACGGTGCCCGGCGGGTGCTGACGGTCAACGTCGGCGGCTCGTTCACGACCGCCGTCGCCTTCGTCGTCGAGACGGGAGCGTGA